The Bradyrhizobium oligotrophicum S58 genome contains the following window.
TTGTGGTAAGTTGATCCCTCCGGGATCGTGAGAGACCCAGTTCATGGCGACTTCTTCCAACCAGCCGCGGCGCACGATGCTGCTGACGGGCGCCAGCCGCGGCATCGGCCACGCGACGGTGATCCGCTTCTCGTCTGCCGGCTGGCGCGTCCTCACCTGTTCGCGGCACCCATTCCCGGAGGAATGCCCGTGGGGCGCGGGCCCCGAGGACCATGTCCAGGTCGACCTCTCCGATCCGCAGGACACGCTGCGAGCGATCGCCGAGATCAAGCAGCGCATCGACGGCGGCGAGCTGCATGCGCTGGTCAACAACGCAGCCATCTCGCCCAAGGGTACCGGCGGCGCGCGGCTCGGCACCGTCGACACCGACCTCGACACCTGGAATCACGTCTTTCGCGTCAACTTCTTCGCACCGATCATGATGGCGCGCGGACTGATCAAGGAGCTCAAGGCCGCCAAGGGCTCGGTGGTCAACGTGACCTCGATCGCCGGCTCGCGCGTGCATCCGTTTGCCGGCGCGGCGTATGCGACCTCGAAGGCGGCATTGGCCGCACTCACACGTGAAATGGCATCGGATTTCGGCCGGGTCGGGGTGCGCGTCAACTCGATCGCCCCGGGCGAGATCGACACCTCGATCCTGTCGCCGGGCACCGAGAAGATCGTGCAGGAGCAGATCCCGATGCAGCGGCTCGGCACCCCCGACGAGGTCGCCAAGATCATCTACGTGCTGTGCACCGAGACAAGTTCCTACGTGAACGGCGCCGAGATCCACATCAATGGAGGCCAGCACGTCTGAGGTTGGTCAACGAGCGGCAACCAAGACGTCCGGCTCGTCCCTGACTTGGTTCATGCCGGCTTGCCGCTCTCGACGAGTCCCGGGCGACCGCGCCAAGGCGCGATTAACGCCATCCGCAAAGATCGACGCCGACGATCCGGGCGCCACAAACTAACAGCGCCCCCGGAGGGAGCGCTGTTCAGGTGGCCGTATTGGCATGCTGGATTTCAGATGGGTAGCTGCGCGTGTCGCCCCCACGGAAGTACCGTCGGGTCGAGAACGTTGGTTCAACCTTCGCACACCAAGCCACGCAGGATCTGCGCCGCGCGCCAGCGCAGGCGGGCGGATTCGACGTTGAGCGCGCTGGAGCAATCATCCTCGCGCTCGTCGTCGTCGAGATCGGCACCGCAGTAGCGGCAGGTGCGCGGCGACAGCGCATGCACCACGACGATATCGGCGCGGCTGCGCTGATAGTTGGCGAGCTCGACCACGTTGTTCGATGCCGTTATGCGTTTCTCAACCATTGCCGCCTCTTGACCCTGGGCGCGATGAATGCGCCCTCAAGCTCCGCTTGCATGCCACACGCCGAAGCGCTCGTTGTTGGTCATGCTCACAAGCTGACTTATCGCAGAGAAGTTTCGATCAAACGTTCAGGGTTCCCGTCAAATTTTACCTGAGGAATTGAGGCGGCTTTGCAGCGGTCTGAGAGGCTCTCTAATATGAATTTTTAGTACACCAACGTGTCTGTTACTTAGCGTGCATACCCCTCGCGCTCGGCTGATTTTGCCGACGAACACGTCGAGCGCCGGTCGCTAACAACAAGGCACCAGTGAGGCTTAGTTGAGGGCGCTAGGTGACGCCGCAGCCCTGGCGCAAATCGACTCCGGGACCCGATTGATCGCGCCCGATCGATGCGGCTGATTTCAGGCCGGCCGCGCTACAGCCACTTCTTCCACTTGAAGATCCAGTACGGCACGATTGCGCAGATCAGCATCAGCACCAGCGCCATCGGGTAGCCGTGCGCCCATTCGAGCTCCGGCATCATCTTGAAGTTCATGCCGTAGATCGATGCGATCAAGGTCGGCGGCATCAGCACCACCGCCATGACCGAGAACAGCTTGATGATGTTGTTCTGCTCGAGATTGACGACACCGAGCATCGCGTCCAGCACGAAAGTGATCTTGCTTGCGAGATAGGAGGCGTGGTCGGTCAGCGAGGCAACGTCGCGCTGCATGGTCTTGAGCTGCTCGCGCATGTCCTTCGACCACTTCACGCCTTCGACCACCGCCGACAGGAAGGTGACGACGCGTCCGATCGACACCAGGCTCTCGCGCACCTTCGAGGTCAGGTCGCCCTTGCGGCCGATCGCGATCAGGATCTGCGAATACTGCTTGGCGTGGCCGTGACGCTCATTGTTCGGCTCGAAGATCTCATGGCTGACCTGGTCGATATCGGCCCCGACCTTCTCCAGGATGTCGGCGCAGCGGTCGATCACCGCGTCGAGCAATTCCATCAGCACCATCTCGCCGGTGATCCCGGGCGCGCAACTGCGGGCGAGCTTGGCCTCGACCACCGCGAACGGCCGCGGCTGGTCGTAGCGTACCGTCACCAGACGGTGGCCGGCCAGGATGAAGGTGACGGCCGTGGTCCTGGGCATATCGCTGTCCGAGTGACACATCAGCGTGGCCGTCATGTAGCGGGCGCCGTTCTCGATGTAGAGACGGCTGGAGATCTCGATCTCCTGCATGTCCTCCCGCGTCGGCACCGAGATCCCCGCCAGCTTCTCGACCGCCCGGTCCTCGGCGCTGCTCGGGTTGAACAGGTCGACCCAGACCGCGTTATCCGGCAAAGCCGAGGGATCGGTGATCGCCGCCTTCTTCAGCGCCGCTTCGGCCGGGACGAACACCGAGAACATCGAGAAACTCCGAATCGCAGAACGTAATTTTCGGGCGGATTAGCGGTGGGATGCTGCTGCCTTGTGACGCAGCTTGCCGATACGGTCCATCGGATTTCTCGCCACCCGCCCAAGCGGCCTGGGTTCAGCCCCGTTGGCGCTCCAGCGTGCCATTCGGAGCACAGCTGTGGATGACGGAGCGGAACTTTGCGGCAAAAAGGCAACAATCACGGCGCTGCAGCGTGACTTGTGCGTGTAGTGGCTGGAATTGAGACCAATTTTGACGATAATGGGACGCATGGAATCGCGCTGTGATGGCACGATTTGGTCATTGCAACGTCCGCTGTCAATTTGGAATCGGTGACATGTCGCTGAAGGTGAAACTAGGACTCCTGGCCGCCGGCCTGATGCTGTCGGGCTGCATGCAGGCCACGACCTATGAGGCGACGAACACCCAGGCCTTCAAACCGAAGGACAAGGAGCTTCTCGCGAAGATCCGCTATGCCAACACGCCGGTGGCCGAGCCTTATCGGCGCGCGATCGTCGATTATCACCGCAAGGAAGCCCCGGGTTCCATCGTGGTCGATTCCGACAGCCACTATCTGTATTACGTGCTCGATGGCGGCAAGGCGATCCGCTACGGCATCACCGTCGGCGAAGAGGCGATGGCATGGTCGGGTATCGCCAAGGTTGGCTCGATGACCGAGTGGCCGGCCTGGCATCCGACCAAGGGCGAGATCGAGCGCCTGGGCGTGCCGACCTTCGTCGCACCTGGCCCCGACAATCCGATGGGCTCGCGCGCGATGTACCTGTACGCGAACGGCAAGGACACGCTGTTCCGTATTCACGGCACCAACCAGCCGGAATATATCGGAGCGTCGATCTCGTCAGGCTGCATCCGCCTCACCAACGAGGACGCGATCGATCTCTATAACCGGGTCAAGGTCGGCACCATCGTCGTGGTGCTGGATCCGAAGAAGGGCGACTCGCCCTACAAGCCGCAGATGGCGCTGCAGGGCGGCGGCACCTACGCTGCGATGCAGTAAGCATCGGCCTGACGGCGGACGAAATTTCAAAGCCGAGAAACGCGTTTAGCATCCTTTCCGAGAGCGCCGGGCAACCGGCGCTCTTTTGTTTTGGGCGCTAGAACAAACCGCGGAATGGATCCCAGCTGCGACGACCGTGATGGCGCTTCCGCGAAGCGGGCTTCGACGGAGATGTCCGCTCCGCACCCTGGCTCGTCTGTGCGCGCTGATCCCGCCCGGCTGCATCGCGGGTTTTGCCTTTGTCCGAAGCTGCTGGCGGACCACCTGCCGACGGCTTGCCGGTCGATGATCGCGCCTCTGCCGCATCAGCCCCGAGCTTTTGCTGTTCAGGCGCTGACTTTGACGCCGTGCGCCGATTGCGGGCAGCATCGGCGGGTTTTTGCGCGGGAGGCGGCTCTTCCGCATCGGACCGTTCGGCCCCTTCGCTCGCTGACGGTGCGTTGCTCTCCGCTGCGGTCGAAGGTCCGGCCCCCGTCTCCTCCGAGCCGCCGCGACTGGTGCCGTTGCGCTCGGCGGGAGTGCTCGCGGTTTTCCTGGAGCTTTCAGTGCCCGCCTCCGCGGTCTCGCGCGGCGGCGCATCGTCAGGTCGCGCGGCGGGCATCAACGGCGCGACCTTCGGCAGGGGATCGAGCACGTCCCATTGGCAGATCCTGTAGTTGTTGCGCCGCTCCAT
Protein-coding sequences here:
- a CDS encoding magnesium transporter CorA family protein — encoded protein: MFSVFVPAEAALKKAAITDPSALPDNAVWVDLFNPSSAEDRAVEKLAGISVPTREDMQEIEISSRLYIENGARYMTATLMCHSDSDMPRTTAVTFILAGHRLVTVRYDQPRPFAVVEAKLARSCAPGITGEMVLMELLDAVIDRCADILEKVGADIDQVSHEIFEPNNERHGHAKQYSQILIAIGRKGDLTSKVRESLVSIGRVVTFLSAVVEGVKWSKDMREQLKTMQRDVASLTDHASYLASKITFVLDAMLGVVNLEQNNIIKLFSVMAVVLMPPTLIASIYGMNFKMMPELEWAHGYPMALVLMLICAIVPYWIFKWKKWL
- a CDS encoding L,D-transpeptidase — its product is MSLKVKLGLLAAGLMLSGCMQATTYEATNTQAFKPKDKELLAKIRYANTPVAEPYRRAIVDYHRKEAPGSIVVDSDSHYLYYVLDGGKAIRYGITVGEEAMAWSGIAKVGSMTEWPAWHPTKGEIERLGVPTFVAPGPDNPMGSRAMYLYANGKDTLFRIHGTNQPEYIGASISSGCIRLTNEDAIDLYNRVKVGTIVVVLDPKKGDSPYKPQMALQGGGTYAAMQ
- a CDS encoding SDR family NAD(P)-dependent oxidoreductase, with protein sequence MATSSNQPRRTMLLTGASRGIGHATVIRFSSAGWRVLTCSRHPFPEECPWGAGPEDHVQVDLSDPQDTLRAIAEIKQRIDGGELHALVNNAAISPKGTGGARLGTVDTDLDTWNHVFRVNFFAPIMMARGLIKELKAAKGSVVNVTSIAGSRVHPFAGAAYATSKAALAALTREMASDFGRVGVRVNSIAPGEIDTSILSPGTEKIVQEQIPMQRLGTPDEVAKIIYVLCTETSSYVNGAEIHINGGQHV